In Flavobacterium sp. N1736, the following are encoded in one genomic region:
- a CDS encoding helix-turn-helix domain-containing protein, producing MQTEIVIKIKKIRLERGLSIQDMADRLNIDFSAYSRLESGNTFTWGKYLEDILIIFDITPESFFKGIIGKKNISDKRDLLSDNLSFEKFHVEYKEKVKKIEALYEGRLKDKDEMIEQLKNFNKNSKE from the coding sequence ATGCAAACAGAAATTGTAATTAAAATAAAGAAAATCCGTCTGGAAAGAGGATTGTCTATACAAGACATGGCAGATAGACTTAATATAGATTTTTCTGCATATTCACGTTTGGAGTCGGGTAATACATTTACTTGGGGTAAATACTTAGAAGATATTTTAATAATCTTTGATATAACACCTGAAAGTTTTTTTAAGGGCATAATAGGGAAGAAAAATATTAGTGATAAACGTGATTTATTATCAGATAATTTGTCTTTTGAAAAATTTCATGTCGAGTATAAAGAAAAGGTAAAAAAAATTGAGGCTTTATATGAAGGCAGATTAAAAGATAAGGATGAGATGATAGAACAATTAAAAAACTTTAATAAAAACTCAAAAGAATAA
- a CDS encoding helix-turn-helix domain-containing protein has protein sequence MTTELKPKHIGRNISRIRELRGMKQEALAIAIGVSQQYVSNIEASESIDEERLITIAEALGVTAEGIKNYSDENVLNVINNTFNDTSTLNAINIQPTFNPLDKLVEAYDENKKLYERLLQSEKDKIEYLEKLLEKK, from the coding sequence ATGACTACAGAATTAAAACCAAAACATATTGGCAGAAATATAAGCCGAATCAGAGAGCTTCGAGGTATGAAACAAGAAGCGCTTGCGATTGCAATTGGTGTAAGCCAGCAATATGTTTCTAATATTGAAGCAAGCGAAAGTATTGATGAAGAAAGATTAATTACAATTGCTGAAGCTTTAGGCGTTACCGCTGAAGGAATTAAAAATTATAGTGACGAAAATGTATTGAATGTCATTAATAATACATTTAATGATACCTCGACTCTAAATGCTATTAATATACAACCAACTTTCAATCCTTTAGATAAGTTAGTAGAAGCTTACGATGAAAACAAAAAACTCTACGAACGTTTGTTACAATCTGAAAAAGATAAAATCGAATATTTAGAAAAATTACTGGAAAAGAAATAA
- the metE gene encoding 5-methyltetrahydropteroyltriglutamate--homocysteine S-methyltransferase, giving the protein MKTNNLGYPRIGSNRELKKASELYWAGKISAAELIQTGKDIRQTNWKLQAEAGIDLIPSNDFSFYDQVLDLTLTLGAIPERYHEFAKTNSSIDLYFAMARGAQKNGQDVVAMEMTKWFDTNYHYIVPEFTKNQKFELFSEKIINEFKEAKDLGIATKPVLIGPISYLLLGKEKEEGFHRIDLVDKLLPVYFEVFEKLQTQNVEYIQLDEPFLALNLTDKERIIFTEVYNEINIRFPKIKIILANYFDCFGENLVTALALPVDTFHLDLVRCPLQLDDILESGKLNATVNLSLGVVDGRNIWKNDFKNSLELIKKATDALGENRILVGPSCSLIHSPCDLDLETNDETLTPEIKQWLAFAKQKINEIVLLKQFASNEVDVQKSEDFKQNNIANENRKTSKLIHNNEVKSRVANITASDDKRKSTFAIRRKSQIDALNLPLFPTTTIGSFPQTAEVRSWRAKFKKGELTTEQYNDLIEKETEATIRFQEETGIDVLVHGEFERNDMVEYFGEQLDGFTFTKNGWVQSYGSRCVKPPVIYGDVSRPNPMTVKWSKYAQSLTPKWVKGMLTGPVTILQWSFVRNDQPRSQTCTQIALAIRDEVVDLEKAGIKIIQIDEPAIREGLPLRKEEWAKYLHWAVKAFRISASGVKDDTQIHTHMCYSEFNDIIENIADMDADVITIECSRSQMELLDAFANFKYPNEIGPGVYDIHSPRVPSSAEMVRLLEKASAVIPVDQLWVNPDCGLKTRHWDETKKALIEMVAAAQEMRAAVENPVN; this is encoded by the coding sequence ATGAAAACAAATAATTTAGGTTACCCACGAATAGGCAGCAATCGAGAATTAAAAAAAGCAAGTGAATTATACTGGGCTGGAAAAATTTCGGCCGCAGAACTTATTCAAACCGGAAAAGACATTCGCCAAACAAACTGGAAATTGCAAGCTGAGGCAGGAATTGATTTGATTCCGTCTAATGATTTTTCTTTTTACGATCAGGTGCTTGATTTAACGCTGACTTTGGGCGCGATTCCGGAGCGTTATCACGAATTTGCAAAAACCAATTCTTCTATCGATTTGTATTTTGCAATGGCAAGAGGCGCGCAAAAAAACGGGCAGGATGTTGTAGCCATGGAAATGACGAAATGGTTTGATACCAATTACCATTATATTGTTCCTGAATTTACAAAAAACCAAAAATTTGAATTGTTTTCAGAAAAAATAATCAATGAATTTAAAGAAGCTAAAGATTTAGGAATTGCTACAAAACCAGTTTTAATTGGACCAATTTCGTATTTACTTTTAGGAAAAGAAAAAGAAGAAGGTTTTCACCGAATTGATCTTGTCGATAAATTGCTTCCGGTTTACTTCGAAGTTTTCGAAAAATTACAAACCCAAAATGTTGAATATATTCAGCTTGACGAACCTTTCTTAGCTTTAAATTTAACAGATAAAGAGCGCATCATTTTTACAGAAGTTTATAATGAAATTAATATTCGTTTTCCCAAAATAAAAATTATTCTGGCTAATTATTTTGATTGTTTCGGCGAAAATTTAGTAACGGCATTAGCTTTGCCCGTTGATACTTTTCATTTAGATTTAGTGCGTTGTCCGTTGCAATTGGATGATATTTTAGAATCAGGAAAATTAAACGCAACCGTAAATCTTTCACTTGGCGTTGTTGACGGAAGAAATATCTGGAAAAATGATTTCAAAAATTCTTTAGAATTAATCAAAAAAGCAACCGATGCTTTGGGAGAAAACAGAATTTTGGTTGGACCTTCGTGTTCTTTAATTCATAGTCCTTGCGATCTGGATTTAGAAACAAATGATGAAACGCTTACACCGGAAATTAAACAATGGCTGGCTTTTGCAAAACAAAAAATCAACGAAATTGTACTTTTAAAACAATTTGCTTCGAACGAAGTTGATGTTCAAAAATCAGAAGATTTCAAACAAAATAACATCGCAAATGAAAACCGAAAAACTTCAAAATTAATTCATAATAATGAAGTTAAATCGCGTGTTGCCAATATTACAGCTTCAGACGATAAACGTAAAAGCACTTTCGCTATCAGAAGAAAAAGTCAAATTGATGCTTTAAATCTTCCTTTATTTCCAACCACAACAATTGGTTCTTTCCCTCAAACGGCTGAAGTGAGAAGCTGGAGAGCGAAGTTTAAAAAAGGAGAATTAACTACCGAACAATACAATGATTTAATCGAAAAAGAAACCGAAGCTACAATTCGTTTTCAGGAAGAAACCGGCATTGACGTTTTGGTTCATGGTGAGTTTGAACGTAACGATATGGTGGAATATTTTGGCGAACAATTAGACGGTTTTACCTTTACTAAAAACGGCTGGGTTCAAAGCTACGGAAGCCGCTGCGTAAAACCTCCTGTTATTTACGGTGATGTTTCAAGACCAAACCCAATGACGGTAAAATGGTCGAAATATGCGCAATCTCTAACGCCAAAATGGGTAAAAGGAATGTTGACCGGACCTGTAACTATTTTGCAATGGTCGTTTGTTCGTAACGATCAGCCTCGTTCTCAAACTTGTACGCAAATTGCATTGGCGATTCGTGATGAAGTGGTTGACCTGGAAAAAGCGGGAATCAAAATTATTCAAATTGATGAACCTGCCATTCGCGAAGGTTTGCCTTTGAGAAAAGAAGAATGGGCAAAATATTTGCACTGGGCAGTAAAAGCATTCCGAATTTCGGCAAGCGGTGTTAAAGATGACACTCAAATTCATACACATATGTGTTACAGCGAATTTAATGACATTATTGAAAATATTGCCGATATGGATGCCGATGTAATCACTATAGAATGTTCGCGTTCGCAAATGGAACTTTTAGATGCTTTTGCCAACTTTAAATATCCAAACGAAATTGGTCCGGGAGTTTATGACATTCACTCACCGCGTGTGCCATCAAGTGCCGAAATGGTGAGATTGCTTGAAAAAGCTTCGGCAGTAATTCCTGTAGATCAATTATGGGTAAATCCAGATTGTGGTTTAAAAACGCGTCATTGGGATGAAACCAAAAAAGCTTTAATCGAAATGGTTGCCGCAGCTCAGGAAATGAGAGCAGCCGTTGAAAATCCGGTTAATTAA
- a CDS encoding Lrp/AsnC family transcriptional regulator: MENLDKTDLLILKHLQENSNINTKDLASKLFLTVTPVYERIKRLERDGYITKYVALLDKKKMNRGMTVFCNVRLKEHAKNVGSNFVKDIVALPEIIECYNIAGDYDFMLKILVQDMASYQDFVMNKLSTIENIGNTNSIFVMGEIKHSTALEF, from the coding sequence ATGGAAAACTTAGATAAAACCGATTTATTGATCCTGAAACACCTTCAGGAAAACTCAAATATCAATACAAAAGACCTTGCCAGTAAATTATTTCTGACGGTTACGCCTGTTTACGAACGAATAAAAAGGCTGGAACGCGACGGATATATCACAAAATATGTGGCATTATTAGACAAGAAAAAAATGAATCGCGGTATGACCGTTTTCTGTAATGTTCGCTTAAAAGAACATGCAAAAAATGTAGGCAGCAATTTTGTAAAAGATATCGTTGCGCTTCCAGAAATTATAGAATGTTATAACATTGCCGGCGATTATGATTTTATGCTCAAGATTCTGGTTCAGGATATGGCTAGTTATCAGGATTTTGTCATGAATAAATTATCAACTATAGAAAACATCGGGAATACGAACAGTATTTTTGTAATGGGAGAAATTAAACACAGTACAGCATTAGAGTTTTAA